A single region of the Sorghum bicolor cultivar BTx623 chromosome 7, Sorghum_bicolor_NCBIv3, whole genome shotgun sequence genome encodes:
- the LOC8066088 gene encoding pentatricopeptide repeat-containing protein At1g19720: MELLPAPFPTFLPRPHQLLPQLPLSRPCHGRLQEPIMAAFAQAPPLALPFQEATRSSSSQPPRPSNRPSPPAQRPTTAHLPPPGPFHSSASSEPLIVTETKLITMHSCAGRLGDARKVFEGMACRDLLAWSAMIGAYAIRGLYKDVVSLAVTMVREGVTPDRFLITRILQACAYTEDLELGVAMHSLAIRSGFMAETARDVPVGNSVLAMYVKCRELGRARVVFEKMGQRDLGTWNSMIFGCCQSNEWEEARMLLDDMRREGTLPGVVTWNTLISSYARSGELDVAMEMLEQMEESGVAPDVVTWTSLVSGFVHSDRSGEALRCFMRMRLAGVEPNGMTIASAISACASLRLLSQGMELHCHAIKVGSVNNVLSGNSLVDMYAKCGEIVAAKRIFNEIPEKDIFSWNSMVAGYAQAGYCGKAYELFCKMESLGVRRNVITWNIMISGYIRNGDDERAFELFQMMESYGVKRDTASWNALIAGSVHNGHSDRALRIFRQMQSLLVRPDYITILSIIPAFANLVAFSKVREIHACIFHNNLEMDGKIANALINAYSKSGDLAGACAVFDRHSSRNIISWNCIILAHLLHGSPCEALDRFCEMKQEGVRPDHTTLTAVIKAYGLQGKVSEAKQIFYNMTHDYNIHPDLDHYAAIVDLLGRSGSLQEAYEFIDNMPLIPNLAVWEALLTAASIHGNARLANLAARELSLLDPSDPRIQRLVFNYWDLTGKSADVPLMTVYNKGRELEDVDSCSVEIKNKVYLFSTSDNLALENTIAELKLIMIQIRMSLLCNGTDAEEEKEELSGIHCEKLAIAFAVSNSPPFRNIRIIKTLRMCSLCHVFAKLVSEKYERQILIKDSNCLHKFKNGKCSCEDYW, from the coding sequence ATGGAGCTCCTGCCTGCTCCCTTTCCCACTTTCCTCCCTAGACCCCACCAATTACTTCCCCAATTGCCTCTTTCTAGACCCTGCCATGGCCGCCTCCAAGAACCCATCATGGCTGCTTTCGCCCAGGCTCCTCCCCTTGCACTCCCCTTCCAAGAAGCAACGAGAAGCAGCAGCTCCCAGCCTCCACGCCCAAGTAACCGTCCCAGCCCCCCCGCCCAGAGACCAACAACAGCTCACCTGCCGCCTCCTGGCCCTTTCCATTCCTCCGCCAGCAGTGAGCCTCTGATTGTTACCGAGACGAAGCTCATCACGATGCACTCCTGCGCCGGGCGCCTCGGGGACGCTCGCAAGGTGTTCGAAGGAATGGCATGCAGGGACCTGCTCGCCTGGTCGGCCATGATCGGCGCCTACGCCATCAGGGGCCTGTACAAGGATGTCGTGTCGCTTGCGGTGACCATGGTCAGGGAAGGTGTCACTCCGGATAGGTTCCTGATCACCCGGATTCTACAGGCGTGTGCGTACACAGAGGACCTGGAGCTTGGGGTGGCGATGCATTCCCTGGCAATCCGGAGTGGTTTCATGGCGGAGACAGCGAGGGACGTACCGGTTGGGAACTCGGTGCTGGCAATGTACGTCAAGTGCAGAGAACTGGGCCGTGCGCGTGTGGTGTTTGAGAAGATGGGACAGCGGGACCTGGGCACGTGGAACTCAATGATTTTCGGGTGTTGCCAGTCCAATGAGTGGGAGGAGGCGCGGATGCTGCTCGATGATATGAGGCGCGAAGGTACGTTGCCCGGGGTTGTCACGTGGAACACGCTGATTTCGAGCTATGCAAGGTCTGGGGAACTTGATGTGGCCATGGAGATGCTGGAGCAGATGGAGGAGTCCGGTGTTGCTCCGGATGTTGTCACCTGGACTAGCCTTGTGTCTGGTTTTGTCCATAGTGATAGGAGTGGTGAGGCACTTCGATGTTTCATGCGCATGCGTCTTGCTGGAGTTGAACCGAATGGCATGACAATTGCGAGTGCCATCTCAGCCTGTGCTAGTTTGAGGCTACTGAGTCAGGGCATGGAGCTCCATTGCCACGCGATTAAGGTTGGGAGCGTGAACAATGTGCTCTCGGGGAACTCCTTGGTTGACATGTATGCAAAATGTGGAGAAATTGTTGCAGCTAAGAGAATATTTAATGAGATACCCGAGAAGGATATCTTCTCCTGGAACTCAATGGTTGCAGGGTATGCACAAGCGGGCTATTGCGGCAAAGCATATGAGCTTTTCTGTAAGATGGAGAGCCTTGGTGTTCGGCGCAATGTGATAACGTGGAATATAATGATCTCGGGATACATAAGAAATGGGGATGATGAGAGAGCTTTTGAGCTATTTCAGATGATGGAAAGCTATGGAGTAAAAAGGGACACGGCTTCATGGAATGCACTCATTGCTGGTTCAGTGCATAATGGCCATTCTGATAGAGCCCTGAGAATATTTCGGCAGATGCAATCACTCTTGGTGAGACCAGATTACATCACAATATTAAGTATCATTCCAGCATTTGCAAACCTAGTTGCATTTTCGAAAGTACGGGAGATCCACGCCTGCATTTTTCACAACAATTTAGAGATGGATGGCAAAATTGCAAATGCACTCATCAATGCCTATTCAAAATCTGGTGACCTTGCTGGTGCTTGTGCTGTTTTTGATAGGCACTCATCAAGGAACATTATATCTTGGAATTGTATAATTCTTGCACACTTGCTGCATGGTTCTCCATGTGAAGCACTGGATCGCTTCTGTGAGATGAAACAAGAAGGTGTGCGGCCAGATCATACAACTTTGACTGCCGTAATCAAGGCCTATGGCCTCCAGGGAAAGGTATCTGAGGCGAAACAAATATTTTACAATATGACCcacgattacaacattcatccaGATTTAGATCATTACGCAGCTATAGTTGATCTCCTTGGCCGCTCAGGGAGTCTACAAGAAGCATATGAGTTTATTGATAATATGCCACTCATACCCAATTTAGCAGTTTGGGAGGCATTGCTTACTGCTGCATCTATTCATGGAAATGCAAGGCTAGCAAACCTGGCAGCAAGAGAGCTGTCATTGCTTGATCCCAGTGACCCTAGAATCCAAAGGCTGGTTTTTAATTATTGGGATCTAACTGGAAAGTCTGCTGATGTGCCACTCATGACAGTATACAACAAAGGAAGAGAGTTGGAAGATGTTGATAGTTGTTCGGTTGAAATCAAGAACAAGGTCTATTTGTTCTCAACCAGTGATAATTTAGCATTAGAGAATACAATAGCTGAATTGAAGTTGATTATGATTCAGATCAGAATGTCATTGCTGTGTAATGGGACTGACGCTGAAGAAGAGAAAGAAGAATTATCTGGAATACATTGTGAGAAGCTAGCAATTGCTTTTGCAGTTTCAAATTCCCCTCCTTTCAGAAACATACGGATAATAAAGACCTTAAGGATGTGTAGCCTTTGTCACGTCTTTGCCAAGCTAGTTTCAGAAAAATATGAGCGGCAAATACTGATCAAGGATTCAAATTGTTTGCACAAGTTTAAGAATGGAAAGTGCTCATGTGAAGATTATTGGTGA